The Ahaetulla prasina isolate Xishuangbanna chromosome 4, ASM2864084v1, whole genome shotgun sequence genome has a window encoding:
- the LOC131196893 gene encoding diamine acetyltransferase 1-like translates to MSFVVRPCAPRDLKDIMRLVKDIAVIYNVPLESLSTNVQELEKAGFGPRPKFECFVAEIPPERKSLEGRSLAGYVLSTYTYSSWKGRNLYIDNLYVMPEFRGMQIGNSLLKEAAKAAWQEGCSELRMHVSYLKPENTAYLERRGSENLTIQDGWRLFRFYGDRLRQMADRSRV, encoded by the exons ATGAGCTTTGTGGTCCGCCCGTGCGCCCCCAGGGACCTGAAGGACATCATGCGCCTGGTCAAG GACATTGCCGTCATTTACAACGTCCCTCTGGAAAGTCTCTCCACCAACGTCCAAG AACTGGAAAAAGCCGGATTCGGCCCCCGTCCGAAATTTGAGTGTTTCGTGGCTGAGATCCCTCCGGAGCGGAAGAGCCTCGAAG GTCGCAGCCTGGCTGGATACGTTCTCTCCACCTACACCTACAGCAGCTGGAAAGGGAGAAATCTCTACATAGACAATTTATACGTCATGCCAGAATTCAGAG GGATGCAGATTGGGAATTCCCTGCTCAAGGAGGCAGCAAAG GCCGCCTGGCAAGAGGGCTGCTCCGAGCTTCGCATGCACGTTTCCTACCTGAAGCCCGAAAACACAGCTTACCTGGAGAGGCGGGGAAGCGAGAACCTCACCATCCAAGATGGCTGGAGACTGTTTCGGTTTTACGGCGACCGGCTCCGCCAAATGGCGGATCGGAGCCGGGTCTAG